One window of the Vigna radiata var. radiata cultivar VC1973A chromosome 1, Vradiata_ver6, whole genome shotgun sequence genome contains the following:
- the LOC106756577 gene encoding LEAF RUST 10 DISEASE-RESISTANCE LOCUS RECEPTOR-LIKE PROTEIN KINASE-like 2.5 has translation MTKNFRVKLGQGGFGAVYKGELSNGSFVAVKMLSASKKNVEELVNEVASISRTSHVNVVSLLGFCLKGPKRALIYEFMSYGSLDKFIYTTRDQTLPPLSWNIIYQIARDIARGLEYLHKRCNTRIFHFDIKPHNILLNENFCAKISDFGLAKLCPRNGSILSLSDARGTMGYVAPEMWSRNFGRVSHKSDVYSYGMMLLEMVGGRKNINAEASHTSEIYFPHWAYNKLELENDLRPDMEMTTEENEIAKRLAMVGLWCT, from the coding sequence ATGACCAAGAACTTCAGAGTAAAGCTGGGACAAGGTGGATTTGGTGCAGTGTACAAGGGAGAGTTATCCAATGGTAGTTTTGTGGCTGTAAAGATGTTGAGTGCttccaaaaaaaatgttgaagaacTTGTGAATGAGGTTGCTAGCATAAGTAGAACTTCTCATGTTAACGTTGTCTCTCTTCTTGGATTTTGTTTGAAAGGTCCCAAGAGAGCTCTCATCTATGAATTCATGTCCTATGGTTCCCTTGACAAATTCATTTACACAACAAGAGATCAAACCCTTCCACCCTTGTCTTggaatattatatatcaaatcgCAAGGGACATAGCTCGAGGCTTAGAATACTTGCATAAGAGATGCAACACtcgaatttttcattttgacaTAAAACCACATAACATTCTTCTGAATGAGAACTTCTGTGCAAAGATATCAGATTTTGGGTTGGCAAAACTGTGCCCTAGGAATGGAAGTATCCTTTCCCTGTCAGATGCTAGAGGAACAATGGGGTATGTAGCTCCAGAAATGTGGAGCAGAAATTTTGGAAGAGTTTCGCATAAGTCTGATGTTTATAGTTATGGAATGATGCTGCTAGAGATGGTTGGAGGAAGGAAGAACATTAATGCCGAAGCAAGTCATACAAGTGAGATATACTTCCCACACTGGGCATACAATAAGCTTGAGTTGGAGAATGATTTGAGACCAGATATGGAGATGACAACAGAAGAAAATGAGATTGCAAAGAGGTTGGCAATGGTGGGTTTATGGTGTACTTAA